A genome region from Brassica oleracea var. oleracea cultivar TO1000 chromosome C2, BOL, whole genome shotgun sequence includes the following:
- the LOC106325165 gene encoding cucumisin-like, with product MEKLPANSFCLLSCVLVLFLSSVSAVADDPQDKHEVYIVYMESLPSGLEYSPMSHHMSILQEITGESLIDGRLMRSYKRSFNGFAARLSESERERIAEMEGVVSVFRSKKLQIQTTASWDFMGLKEGKNTKRNLAVESDTIIGLIDTGIWPESESFSDKGFGPPPKKWKGVCSGGKNFTCNNKLIGARDYTGEGTRDNQGHGTHTSSTAAGNAVAGASFFGIGNGTARGGVPAARIASYKVCTGTECGSEAVLSAFDDAIADGVDLISVSLGGDDGEVLRYEEDTIAIGAFHAMAKGILTVNSAGNSGPDPNTVGSVAPWILAVAASTTNREFLTKVVLQNSKTLSGRSVNAFDLKGKNYPLIYGDYIEGSQVKGKILVSGYSVSSDVAVATIIRDYKDYASISSRPLSALSPDDFEFLVSYVNSTKSTQGTVLKTEAVFNQKAPKVVSFSSRGPNIIAVDLLKPDITAPGVEILAAYSPLGSPTEDIDQRHVKYSVLTGTSMSCPHVTGVAAYIKTFHPDWSPSVIQSAIMTTAWSINASDIGVASTEFAYGAGHVDPIAALNPGLVYELDKADHITFLCGLNYTSKTLRLITGEAVTCTGNTLPRNLNYPSMSAKLSKTNSSFTISFNRTVTNVGTPTSTYKSQIVLNHGTKLSVKVSPDVLFMKSVNEKQSFTVTVSGSNIDPKLPSSASSIWSDGTHKVRSPIVVYTDIPDSI from the exons ATGGAGAAACTACCAGCAAACTCATTTTGTCTCCTCTCATGTGTCCTCGTCTTGTTCTTGAGTTCAGTCTCAGCAGTTGCAGATGATCCTCAAGATAAACATGAG GTGTATATTGTCTACATGGAATCACTTCCGTCTGGGCTAGAATACTCACCAATGTCTCATCACATGAGCATCCTTCAAGAGATCACTGGAGAAAG TTTGATCGACGGTCGTTTGATGAGAAGTTACAAGAGGAGTTTCAATGGGTTCGCTGCCCGGCTCTCTGAGTCAGAACGAGAAAGAATAGCTG AAATGGAAGGAGTTGTGTCAGTGTTCCGGAGCAAGAAGTTACAAATCCAAACGACTGCGTCTTGGGACTTCATGGGGTTAAAGGAAGGAAAGAATACAAAGCGAAACTTGGCAGTAGAGAGTGATACTATCATCGGTCTCATTGACACAGGGATTTGGCCAGAGTCCGAGAGCTTCTCCGACAAAGGCTTTGGTCCTCCTCCGAAAAAATGGAAAGGTGTTTGTTCTGGCGGCAAAAATTTCACTTGCAACAA CAAGTTGATCGGAGCAAGAGACTACACAGGCGAAGGCACCAGGGACAACCAAGGCCACGGTACACACACATCATCCACTGCGGCTGGTAACGCAGTTGCGGGGGCAAGCTTCTTTGGAATTGGCAATGGAACGGCTAGAGGCGGCGTTCCAGCTGCTAGAATCGCTTCTTACAAAGTCTGCACCGGCACAGAGTGTGGCTCAGAAGCTGTACTGTCTGCATTCGATGACGCGATAGCAGATGGTGTCGACCTCATCAGCGTCTCCCTAGGAGGAGACGACGGTGAGGTCCTTAGGTACGAAGAGGACACGATTGCGATCGGGGCTTTCCATGCTATGGCCAAAGGGATCCTCACTGTGAATTCAGCCGGTAACAGCGGTCCAGATCCAAACACAGTCGGAAGCGTAGCGCCGTGGATATTAGCCGTTGCAGCCAGTACAACCAACCGTGAGTTTCTCACCAAAGTTGTTCTCCAAAACAGCAAGACACTTTCC GGGAGATCAGTGAATGCTTTTGATCTGAAGGGAAAGAACTATCCTCTTATCTACGGAGATTATATCGAAGGATCTCAGGTCAAGGGCAAAATATTGGTGAGCGGATACTCAGTTAGTTCAGATGTAGCTGTTGCAACCATAATTAGAGACTACAAAGACTATGCATCCATTAGCTCTCGTCCTCTCTCTGCTCTATCACCAGATGACTTTGAGTTTCTTGTCTCTTACGTTAACTCAACAAA GTCCACCCAAGGTACTGTTCTAAAAACTGAGGCAGTCTTTAATCAGAAAGCTCCTAAAGTTGTTTCATTCTCTTCTCGCGGTCCAAACATTATCGCTGTTGACCTTCTTAAG CCGGATATAACAGCACCAGGAGTGGAGATTCTCGCTGCCTATTCACCTTTGGGTTCACCTACAGAAGATATCGACCAGAGACATGTGAAGTACTCTGTTCTAACTGGAACTTCAATGTCTTGTCCACACGTCACAGGCGTGGCTGCATACATCAAGACTTTTCATCCTGACTGGTCTCCATCCGTGATCCAATCTGCCATCATGACAACCG CTTGGTCGATCAATGCTTCTGACATTGGAGTTGCATCAACCGAGTTTGCTTATGGAGCTGGCCATGTCGACCCAATAGCTGCTCTAAATCCTGGACTTGTCTATGAACTGGACAAAGCAGACCACATCACCTTTCTCTGCGGCTTGAACTACACTTCCAAAACCCTTAGACTCATTACCGGTGAAGCCGTCACTTGCACTGGAAACACCTTACCAAGAAACCTCAACTATCCTTCAATGTCGGCTAAACTTTCGAAAACTAATAGCTCGTTCACCATCAGTTTCAACAGAACCGTCACCAACGTCGGTACCCCAACCTCTACATACAAATCGCAGATTGTCTTAAATCACGGGACTAAGCTCAGTGTCAAGGTTTCACCTGATGTCCTGTTTATGAAGTCGGTGAACGAGAAGCAGTCTTTCACCGTGACTGTTTCAGGCAGCAATATCGACCCAAAGCTGCCTTCTTCTGCAAGTTCAATATGGTCTGATGGCACCCATAAAGTTAGAAGCCCCATTGTTGTTTATACTGATATTCCTGATTCAATCTGA